In Archaeoglobus profundus DSM 5631, the sequence CATAAACCGTGAAGTGTTCTGAAGTAAGGTGCAACTCTGCTTCCTCTTAATATTCCTACACGTTCACAAACCTCGTTTATTGCAGAATTAGAAAATGAAATGAAAACGACATCCTTCAAGGAAAGGTCATCGTTCTGGATTTCTTCCCTCAGCTTTGAGATGAGTGTTGAGGTCTTACCTGTTCCTGGTGGTCCGTAAATTTTGATAACTTCACTCAATAAAATCACCTCCAATCTCCTCAATAGCTTTTGAGAAGTCATCTTCTTTCTTGACTTCAGGAGTCCAATCTTCGCCTTCTCTTTTCAGAATCGCCTTAATAGCTTCGAGATTAAATGCCCAAAAGTATCTTCTTTGCTCCTTGATACGAAGACGTATAGATGCCCTGTTTGGATTTGCAAGAAGTCTTCTCACCGACTTTGCAACTTTCCTCATGCTCTCGTAAACACCTACCTCCTCAAGAAGCTCCTTAAGGAGCTCAGAATCAACAAGAATGATGTCTCCTTCAACGAAAAAGCCACGTTTCGGTGGCACTTTACCTTCCTTCAATAGCTTGACATCGTAAAATTCCCTCTTTGTGGTTAAAACCTCGATAACGGCTTCCTCGATCGATGACTCTACATCAAAGGGTTCTCTAACAATCACGGCGTTATCGACCCAACTTTGATAAACCTTTAATGCGCTTTCTTCATCGAATGGAGGATTTGGCGGAATGTAATAACACTTTAAGAAAAGCTCGTTGAAGAGGGCTACATTAACTTTCATTCCGTCCTTACCTTGCTTTGCGATCTTTTTGATCGGAATTATTTCACGACGACCTGCTATTTTGATGTCCAACTCTGACGTTGAATGGAACAGTAGAACAGATTCGGTGTCTATAATCAAACGATCAGCTGGGTGTAAACTCTCAGCGCATTCTTCCTCCTTGCAGAAACCGAGATTTCTCACATAATCACATGAGAACTGCGGAACATCGAGGAGCTCGAGTAATTTATCAGGTGACAGATCGAGATTGTGAACTTTCAGGAAGGTTTTTGCAATTGACAGGCGCTGTGACTCTGTCAATCCTCTTCTCTTTGCCCATGAGAGTATTACTTTCAAGGCCTCAGGAGAGGAGCACTCTCTTGCTTTCTTGACACAGATGGGTTCAAATCTTGAATTCAAGCCGATGTCCTGTGTGTCCCCACTTGTCCCGTTTGTCCTATTTGTCCCACTTGTCCCGCAATTTTGAGCGTTGAAATTATTGTCCATATTATGGGACATATGGGACAAACGCATCACCTCCTCCTATGAGTTTGCAAACCTCCTGTTTACAGTCGGTCGGAAAATCTTCATTAAAGATACAATTTTTTATGTTTCTTTGATCTCTTATCATAAATGGACATTTTTCGGAAAAGCTTTTAAAGTCAATGACGGATTTCTTTTTAAGATTCCCGCCCTTCGCTGTTGGAGTTGACATTTTTAACCACCTCTCTCAAAACCGCTCTTCCATTGAGATGGAATCTCCACACCCTCACGCTCAGCTTTTTCAAGGATCGCAATTCTCACAACTGCTGATTCTGATGTTTGAAGTTTTTCAGCGAGTTTTTGGATTACATAGGCGATTTCGAGAGGCATTGAGACTGTTTTTGTGACAACAATCCTCCCCACTTCTACCACCCCCTTCATTTGTTTGTTTGTTTAACAAACAATTCTCTTAAAGATTAAAAAAGTTTCGTTCGTTATCTTAACAAACGTTAGGTTTTTATGTGTTAGTTACCTAACAAACAAACATGGTTAGTAAAAGAGAGCTCGAGATTCTGGGATTCATAATTGGAGGAAAAAAGTATTTTCACGCAATCCAAGAAGCTTTAGGGCTTAAGAAACCGATTGTGAGCGAATACCTATCTAATTTGAAAAACAAGGGTTTAATTATAGAAAGACAAGATCCAAATGATAGGAGGAGGAAACTTTACGAAATCAATCCTGAAGAGTTTGTTTTCACAACTGTGAATGAAATTATATCCTTTATTGAAAAATACATTGAGCTAACTGAGGAGGAGAAGAAAGAACTCGAAAAGGTGTTAAGGCATCCCTCTGCTCATGAATATTTCAAAAAAAGGCTTGAATTGATCATAAGTTCGGGTGAAAAGCTCAGCGTTGAAGATGAGATATCCGCTTTCGTTGATGGTATTGTTGCAGTTAAGCTGTTTGAGGAAGCTTTCAAGGATATATATAGGAAGTTTGCCAAAGACTTCGCAAGGGAGTTGGTTAAAGGAACATCTGTAGCTTCAACATCTCATCTTCTCGAGATTGCCGAAAACCTCCCAATGTGGTTTGTTGAGAGATGGTCGAGTCTTGAGCGTTTCAGGAAATCTGCAATCGGTCAAGCTCTTATTAGTATACTTGTAGCTACACGAGATTTATTACAGAAGAAAGATATAATTAAGAAGAAGTTCTTGAAAGGGTAGTAGTGTAAGCAGCAACGCTTATTTTATTCTTGTAAAAATTATTAAACCTACTGCCAACTACCTTTAGCAAACCTTATTTTATTCTTGATCAAGAATCATTATGCCAAGACGTAAGGGAGACAAGACATTTTTGCACCTCTACGTAGATAAAAATATTCTTGAGAGAGCTAAGCAGATAATCCCTAATCTGTCGGCTTTCGTTGAAGCGGAACTTGCAAAGGCTGTTATCTTGGCTGAAAGAGGAATACTACCCAACTTTGGAGCGGGCCGGGGGGGATTCGAACCCCCGACCGCGGGATTAAGAGTCCCGCGCTCTAACCTGGCTAAGCTACCGGCCCCCAGTAAGGGTGCACGATCGGATTTAAAAAGCTTATCCTCTGTATCTAAGGCAGTAAACGAAGAGAACTCTCACCCTTCCCTTTCTCAATCCTGCGAATTTCGTGCTGAATTTAACTTCAAAATTCAGCAACTTCTTCAGAATTGAGATGAACTTTCTTGCATCGTTCACATCCTCGAAATAAACATCCACTCCTCCTTTTACCTTCTCAACATTGACGTTGAACTTGTAAGCCTTTGAAATAAGGTTTTCAAGCCTCTCCTCTTCGACATCCCTTATTTGAACTATGCACGGATGTTTCATCAAAGGATTTATATCTGGAGTAATATAAGGGATTGGGATGGATGAGTTGCTGATAAAGGAGTTCGACATCAGGTACATAAATGCGGTGTCGAGGAAGGATTTGAAGGAACATGCTATGATCAGACTTATTATATCCTCTCTTGCCACTCATGAGGAAGTTTACAACCTCACGAAGAACGACATCCGCTCATTTAACGGAATAAAGACTGTCAAACTCAACAACGGAAGAAAGACAAGGATAGCCCCAATCGATTCGAGAACGTTCGAAGTACTTATGGAAGTTTCAAAGGGTATGAGTAGAAGACAGAGGATTTTCGACTACTCCAAGGCTGAGATGGATGAGATCGTGAAGAAGTACTCTCCTGCAAAGAGGACATACAACGTTGAGAAGCTGAGGAGTGCAGTCATTGATATTCTTAGGGATTGCCAATTCTTCGAGCACGATTATGTGAGCGATATGATAAACGGAACGAACTTTGAAGGTGTAGTGGACTTCGTAAACGATATGCATCCGATGTTTTCGGGCGTTTGGGACTTGGATGACGATGAGGTTGCTGAAGACTTTATAGAGAACTACATTCTCCTAATTGGAGAGAGAAACGCTGAGAAGATAGCTGAAGACATCTGTGAGAGCGTTGAAAGGGTTGAAAATCTCATGAGAAGTATAACATCGAGAAATTTAATGTTCAGAATTTAATAAAAAATTAAAACAGATCGTATCTTTCAAGCCAGACGAAGCTCTCCCTTCTTCTCCTGACAGTTATTGGAATTACTCCTCTCTCGAATTCCTCTCTTGCAATTTCTAAGGGATCGGTTTTGTCAGTTTCTATTAACACTGGTGCGCCCAAAGCTATCTGCAGAGCCCTTGCACCGATGATACGGACTTTTTCAAATCGAGTATATTTAAAGGGGAAGGTGCGTTTAATAGGGCATCACCCCTTTGATGGGGCCGCCGAGATTTGAACTCGGGTCACCGGCTCCCGAAGCCGGGAGGATAACCAGGCTACCCCACGGCCCCATGGAACTTCGCAATCTCCTCAAGCACGGACTTGTAAGTCAGGAACATTCTCCTGCAACAATACCTCTCAATTCCCATTTCATCCAAAGCCTCTTTCGGACTTTTACCTTCTTCAAGTTTCTTCTTGTATTCCGCGTAGAGGTGTCCTATTACGGCTCCACAGCTGAAGCATCTGATGGGGAAGTCTACCCCTTCCATCCTTTTCACCGTGATAAAAACTGTATAAAAGTTTTTACCTGTAAGAAGTCTGCCTCCTCTTCCTTGCTCCCCTTCCTCCCTGTTTCTTGGGCTCTTTCCTCCTCACGTCGTTGACGAGCAGATACCTGTCGTATTCTAAGTAAGCTCTTTTAAGCTCTTCATCTCCGCTCCACTCAACCAGCCCCCTTGCTATTGCTGTTCTCGCAGCTTCAGCCTGACCCATGACACCTCCACCGTTCACGGTAACATCGATGTCAACCTTCTTTGCCAAGTCCTTTGCTATAATCAGTGGCTCCATTATGGTTAGTCTGGCAAGTTCAGGTTGGAAAATTTCGAGAGGAATCTTATTTATTCTGACCCTACCAACTCCGTCCCTTACAACGGCTTTGGCAACAGCTGTTTTCCTCTTACCACTTGTTATCACGACCTTCATAATCATGCACCCCTAAACTTGTAACCCAAATACTCACAAATCTCTGCTACCGTTACAAACTTGTCAGTCTTACAAACCTTCTCATACAACGCCTGTTCAACAATCTCAAACTCCTTGTCCTTCAATTCTTCGGGAACTCCCATGAAAACCCTAAGCCTTCTGTATGCTTCTCTACCCCTTCTGCTCTTCCAAGGAAGCATACCTCTGACAGTTCTTTTGAAGAGTTTTTCAGGATGTCTTGGGAAGTAGGGGCCCTTTTCCTTACTACCCCTGTCGTACTTCTCCTTGTATCTCTGAAAGACCATTTCTCTATCTCCAGTAACTATAGCCTTTTCAGCATTGACAACTACTATCTTTTCTCCGTTCAGCAACCTCTTTGCGATAATGCTGCTCAATCTGCCTAAAATATGTCCTTCCGCATTTATCACAACGAAGTCGTCGCCAAGGGTCTTCAAGGCCCTCTTAACGCTCACAGCCATAATTCATCACCCCATAATCCTGACTCCGCTACCTCCCGGATTTATCTCGATCAGCTGAGAAATCGTAAGACACTTACCTCCCGCAGACTCAATCTTTCTCCTAGCTGAATCTGAGAAGCTTAAGGCTGCAACTGTAACGGCTTTTGTTATCCTACCTCCTCCTAAAACCTTCCCTGGAACTAAGATCGTTTCTCCCTCTTTGGCGTACCTTTCTATCTTCGAGACATTTACTTCTGCGTAAAGTCTCTTTGGTCTAGCCAATCTCTCTGCGATGTCCTTCCATATCTTTGCCTTGTTCTCAGCTGATGCTTTGAACAGTGATTCGATTAGCTTCACCAAGTTTGGATCGGTCTTTCTCTTAGTCAGTCTCTCGACTTTACTCATAGCACAACATCGAGAGGAGATCGGTATTTAAATGTTCTCCAAGAGTTCTTTAAGTTCGACAATTGGGATTAGATTTGGAATGAGCTCTCTGGCCCCTTCATTCCTATCGACGACAGTCAGCACAGCTACTACCTTACCACCCCTCTCTTCAACCCTCCTAACCACTGAATAAGCAGACTTTCCCGTTGTAGTCACATCTTCAACAACTACAATCCTCTCGCCTTCCTCAATAGTCCCTATCAGATCACCGCCAACTCCGTAGGACTTCTTCTCCTTTCTGAATATGACGTAGGGCTTGTTAGTTTCGAGGGAAAGAGCTACAGCCAGTGGAACGCCTCCTAGCTCTATGCAGGCTATCTTGTCGAAGTCAATACCTTTAACCTTTTCAGCCATCAGCTTTGCGACAGTCCTTAGTATTTCGGGGTATGTGCATGCTATTTTTATGTCAACATAGACGTTGCTCTTCTTCCCAGATGAAAGAATGAATTCTCCAAATTTCAAAGCTCCGATTTCTTTTAGCATGTCTATAAGCTTCTCCTTCATTCTAGCACCTCAGTATGTCCAACGCAAGTATCTTGTTGTCTAACAACTCTAAACTGTAGTTGTCCCAGAACACACAGGTGCCCAATACAATTATCTCTCCCTTGTCCTTGTACATCGCGCCGACTACTGGGCTCCTGTAACCATTTGGATGAGTTAACCCAGTTTCAGATATTATTAAGGCGTTGTTGTTCGTTGTGAGAGACGATGCACACGGCATAACAACCTTGTAAGTCTTGTACTTACATATTGGGAACATCATGTCTCCAGCGTTGTTCTCCAGATCTACCACAACATCGCCGTTTATTCTTATAGG encodes:
- a CDS encoding winged helix-turn-helix domain-containing protein; translation: MVSKRELEILGFIIGGKKYFHAIQEALGLKKPIVSEYLSNLKNKGLIIERQDPNDRRRKLYEINPEEFVFTTVNEIISFIEKYIELTEEEKKELEKVLRHPSAHEYFKKRLELIISSGEKLSVEDEISAFVDGIVAVKLFEEAFKDIYRKFAKDFARELVKGTSVASTSHLLEIAENLPMWFVERWSSLERFRKSAIGQALISILVATRDLLQKKDIIKKKFLKG
- a CDS encoding 30S ribosomal protein S9, which codes for MKVVITSGKRKTAVAKAVVRDGVGRVRINKIPLEIFQPELARLTIMEPLIIAKDLAKKVDIDVTVNGGGVMGQAEAARTAIARGLVEWSGDEELKRAYLEYDRYLLVNDVRRKEPKKQGGRGARKRRQTSYR
- the rplM gene encoding 50S ribosomal protein L13 — encoded protein: MAVSVKRALKTLGDDFVVINAEGHILGRLSSIIAKRLLNGEKIVVVNAEKAIVTGDREMVFQRYKEKYDRGSKEKGPYFPRHPEKLFKRTVRGMLPWKSRRGREAYRRLRVFMGVPEELKDKEFEIVEQALYEKVCKTDKFVTVAEICEYLGYKFRGA
- a CDS encoding DUF4350 domain-containing protein, encoding MSVGWDASHGEFLIEDYYYFSKLKRMAKNEGIEIYQEDDFKKLGEHDVIVFNYPEEKFRSWEIRKISNWLKKGKRIVFATYYGNMDSTAENINKVLTKLEIPIRINGDVVVDLENNAGDMMFPICKYKTYKVVMPCASSLTTNNNALIISETGLTHPNGYRSPVVGAMYKDKGEIIVLGTCVFWDNYSLELLDNKILALDILRC
- a CDS encoding 50S ribosomal protein L18e, producing MSKVERLTKRKTDPNLVKLIESLFKASAENKAKIWKDIAERLARPKRLYAEVNVSKIERYAKEGETILVPGKVLGGGRITKAVTVAALSFSDSARRKIESAGGKCLTISQLIEINPGGSGVRIMG
- a CDS encoding NMD3-related protein, encoding MKHPCIVQIRDVEEERLENLISKAYKFNVNVEKVKGGVDVYFEDVNDARKFISILKKLLNFEVKFSTKFAGLRKGRVRVLFVYCLRYRG
- a CDS encoding DNA-directed RNA polymerase subunit N; protein product: MEGVDFPIRCFSCGAVIGHLYAEYKKKLEEGKSPKEALDEMGIERYCCRRMFLTYKSVLEEIAKFHGAVG
- the pyrE gene encoding orotate phosphoribosyltransferase, producing MKEKLIDMLKEIGALKFGEFILSSGKKSNVYVDIKIACTYPEILRTVAKLMAEKVKGIDFDKIACIELGGVPLAVALSLETNKPYVIFRKEKKSYGVGGDLIGTIEEGERIVVVEDVTTTGKSAYSVVRRVEERGGKVVAVLTVVDRNEGARELIPNLIPIVELKELLENI
- a CDS encoding ribbon-helix-helix protein, CopG family; amino-acid sequence: MKGVVEVGRIVVTKTVSMPLEIAYVIQKLAEKLQTSESAVVRIAILEKAEREGVEIPSQWKSGFERGG
- a CDS encoding DNA-directed RNA polymerase subunit K — its product is MKRTFPFKYTRFEKVRIIGARALQIALGAPVLIETDKTDPLEIAREEFERGVIPITVRRRRESFVWLERYDLF